One window from the genome of Rhinolophus ferrumequinum isolate MPI-CBG mRhiFer1 chromosome 10, mRhiFer1_v1.p, whole genome shotgun sequence encodes:
- the KRT79 gene encoding keratin, type II cytoskeletal 79, giving the protein MRSSVSRRTYSTKGGFSSNSASGGGGSRAHTSFSSVTMSRNSGSGGGTRSGLSTGGFGSRSLYNLGGSKSISVSVAGGASSGRALGGFGHGSGAYMGLGAGRQTFGPACPPGGIQEVTINQSLLTPLNVEIDPEIQRVRTQEREQIKTLNNKFASFIDKVRFLEQQNKVLETKWALLQEQGQSSGVTRNNLEPLFEAYLGSLRRQLDGLQGERGKLDLELRNVQELVEDFKNKYEDEINKRTAAENEFVVLKKDVDAAYMGRMDLHGKVGTLTEELDFLNHLYEMELSNVQTHVSDTNVVLSMDNNRCLDLDSIIAEVKAQYEEIAQRSKAEAETLYHSKYEELQVTAGKHGDNLRDTKNEIAELTRTVQRLQGEVDAVKKQCQQLQTAIADAEQRGELALKDAQKKLMDLDTALHQAKEDLARLLRDYQALMNVKLALDVEIATYRKLLESEESRMSGECPSAVSISVTGNSTTMSGGGTAGFGGGISLGGSGGTSKGGFSTNVGYSTVKGGPGGTSILRKTTTVKTSSRRY; this is encoded by the exons ATGAGGTCCTCTGTATCTCGGCGGACGTACTCTACCAAAGGCGGCTTCAGCTCCAACTCTGCCAGTGGAGGGGGTGGGTCCAGAGCCCACACCAGCTTCAGCTCAGTGACGATGTCCCGGAACAGTGGCAGTGGTGGAGGGACCCGCAGTGGTCTCAGCACTGGTGGCTTTGGCAGCCGGAGCCTCTATAACTTGGGGGGCAGTAAGAGCATCtcggtcagtgtggctggaggggcCTCCTCAGGGCGGGCCCTGGGAGGCTTCGGCCATGGCAGTGGGGCCTACATGGGCCTGGGGGCTGGCAGGCAGACATTCGGGCCCGCCTGTCCTCCTGGCGGTATCCAGGAGGTCACCATCAATCAGAGCCTGCTGACCCCCCTCAATGTGGAGATCGACCCGGAGATCCAGCGGGTGCGCACCCAGGAGCGGGAGCAGATCAAGACCCTCAACAACAAGTTCGCCTCCTTCATCGACAAG GTGCGTTTCTTGGAGCAGCAGAATAAGGTGTTGGAGACTAAGTGGGCGCTGCTGCAAGAGCAGGGCCAGAGCTCTGGTGTCACCAGGAACAACCTGGAGCCCCTGTTTGAGGCCTACTTGGGCAGCCTGCGCAGGCAGCTGGACGGCCTCCAGGGCGAGCGGGGGaagctggacttggagctgaggaaCGTGCAGGAGCTCGTCGAGGACTTCAAGAACAA GTACGAGGATGAAATCAACAAGCGCACTGCCGCCGAGAATGAGTTCGTGGTGCTCAAGAAG GATGTGGATGCTGCGTACATGGGCCGAATGGATCTGCATGGCAAAGTGGGCACCTTGACCGAGGAGCTCGACTTCCTGAATCATCTCTATGAAATG GAGCTGAGCAATGTGCAGACCCATGTGTCTGACACCAATGTGGTCCTGTCCATGGACAACAACCGCTGCCTGGACCTGGACAGCATCATCGCCGAGGTCAAGGCCCAATATGAGGAGATTGCCCAGAGGAGCAAGGCTGAGGCTGAGACCCTGTACCACAGCAAG TATGAGGAGCTGCAGGTGACGGCTGGGAAGCACGGGGACAACCTGCGGGACACCAAGAATGAGATTGCTGAGCTCACCCGCACTGTCCAGAGGCTGCAGGGTGAGGTGGATGCAGTCAAGAAACAG TGCCAGCAGCTGCAGACTGCCATTGCGGACGCAGAGCAACGCGGGGAGCTGGCTTTAAAGGATGCTCAGAAGAAACTGATGGACTTGGACACAGCCCTGCACCAGGCCAAGGAGGACCTGGCCCGGCTGCTGCGCGACTACCAGGCCCTCATGAACGTCAAGCTGGCCCTGGACGTGGAGATCGCCACCTACCGCAAGCTGCTGGAGAGCGAGGAGAGCAG GATGTCTGGAGAATGTCCCAGTGCTGTCAGCATTT CTGTGACCGGCAACTCTACCACGATGAGCGGAGGTGGCACTGCCGGCTTTGGGGGTGGCATCTccctgggtgggagtgggggtacCAGCAA